The genomic segment gttattaataatcggtgtatggtgttcaaaacttatctttaacttttccgtggcccggaataaaaattctggtttgcagcaatatattatcaggtaggcaatctacctgcggtagatcgcagaccccgtgctgtttgtacgtaagtgtatgatttaactctaaagtatcaagtatacaaagtttgtcatttttacttNNNNNNNNNNNNNNNNNNNNNNNNNNNNNNNNNNNNNNNNNNNNNNNNNNNNNNNNNNNNNNNNNNNNNNNNNNNNNNNNNNNNNNNNNNNNNNNNNNNNGAAGTGCAATACTTCTAACCATAGGCGCCAATAGGAgtggctttaggggctaagcccccccaaaaatgttcatagccctcccaaacatttcctacattttgttttaagcttattcaatattatcaaagtaaggccctattagcccctccaaatctcaaacgctatttgcgcctatgcttcTAACGATACCTGTTGTTTAAATGTAGAGTCCTAcctttttgctattttttttcttattaaaaattggtAGTTTGTTGTTAGTACTGATTTTACATTTAGTCACTGGATGGAGTTTGATTACCTTAAACCTACGTAAGTTGATCGTGGATTAAACCCAAACTCTACTTGATTTATGAATTAATCACAAAGTGatattttaccaaatttatgaatatttagaatttgtaaTATGCCTACTTATTACaaattagtgtttattttacacaaatttcTATACTGCCTACAAGTAGTGaggaagtaatttattttttttgttaaatgttttaatgtatataggtattttaattggactgtaatactatatattgttatgggCCGTTcctacaatgtccggttaaagttaaccgacacttaaccggccgaattctgccggtaataaaatctattatcaGCTGGTTAAGCGTAATCAAAGCATACCGATGATTATAATACTGGCCCTAagagtattacaataattatatgaatacttAATATCCAccatcaaaaaataacaattataccaattgttttttttaagaaatttaatgtttttaagcaAAGGTTCCTAGTAAGCCATGATACAAATATGTTATCGATTTTGCAGGACTTTTACTGAAGTTACATATACTCCACATTCAAAACTGAATTTAATAATTGGGCCCAATGGTTCTGGAAAATCGTCAATTGTTACAGCTCTCATATTAGGATTTGGTGGTAATCCAAAGGACATTAATAGAGGAGACAAAGTTAGTATAGTTTTAGTTACAACTTGAAGTATTACCAGGTTATTCCCTTATTCATGTGTCtcacattaattaataacataggCGTTGCAAGATCAGGTATGGAGAAAATTTGGTGTTCAGTGGCTTTCCCTGTGGAtacttattttctttataagttcaatttaaatataaccgTAGTTGTTACATTAAGTGTAGaatgataaaaaacaatactatttTGTAGATCATTTTAGCATTCATCTGTTATATTAgctatcattatcataatattcatacaaaaatatatatttatttcgatgcgaaacattttttaaatatgatattaaatatgcactaaaaaataaaaaaatactaaattcgTTGATACCATTTGCAATTTCACAGTATATAGTTGGTTGAAATCTAAATCAGCATAAtagatcataatttataaatatttagtttcgATAAACTTTATGACATActcacaatttaattaaatcaattttgactgactaatgaaaaatatttacctaagtaccttatttctatttaagtattaaaatatgtacttcatAAAAGTATGTCCATAAAatcaaaaagataaaaatatatcaataaatttgcAAAAAAGATAGTTATTTCAtcaactaaaaacaaattaatataatattaaaaaaaatcatatacttatttaaattgcgAATTCtatcattgtatttaattattttgtataaactaCTTATAGGTCAGTCAGTTTGTAAAAAAAGGCAAATCCGTAGCAGATATTTCAATAGAACTTTATAAGAGATCGAATCAAAATGTACATTTGAGAAGAACAATATTTGCCAGCAATGATAGTTGTCACTATTATGTCAACAGTATTTTGGtctccaaaaaaaaagtaattgttaacaaatattgttcaattttaggttaatgaatattatcatttttttattatatttatagtattctgatgttgttgaaaattttaacataaaagtaCACAACTTATGTCAGTTTTTGCCACAAGACAGACTTGAAGATTTTTCTAAATTAGATTCTAAaggtttattaataaatgcttTACAAAGTATTGGTaagtttataattgtttgataaaggGCACTTATttagtactttattatattattgtagaaaaTCAAGACttattgaacaattttgaaaagttaaaaactcTTGCTGTTAGCATAACTTCATATGATAGTGATCAAAAGAAATTACAAGACAATATAAGATTAGAGATTGCTGTAAATTTAAAGTAAGCGTTTATACTTTAAggttattgaaaatttgaaaacagtGAACTGTCTATTTACCACACACGCAACACAGAAATTTAGATTTATGCCATTGCCAATCTATTAATTCATCTAGTAAAGTCTGTTCCAGGAGAAAACATGCACAGCTCTCATGTTTTGTAGTGGGAATGCGTGAAAATAAACTAGTTTAAGTCAGCCGCAGTATGCATCTTTAGGGTAAAGAGTaaataagaattctaaaaaatgatttgaatttgTTGTAAAGTCTACATTAAATagtcttatatatttatgattttttttccaataatttaaatatgacagggttttaatgtattttttaatttaacctcTAAAGATTTGAtgggataaaatcaaaaatataggaAAATTGTTTCAAGTAGACTTTAAGAAAAATTCAAGTctatgttttcagaattcttattgcttccctatactctattccaaataagatCAGGCTTCTGCGGCAACCAGTTTTCGTCCCACTGCCACAGGAACAAAGCCACACCCATGAGCACAACTCAGCTGCCGAAGCCTGATCTTAattggaatagagtatagaaCAATTTGCGAATAGGATACATCTAAATTCCTGTTATGGGTGTGTTGGACCAAGCAGCAAATCTCTGCtttcgaccccccccccccccctaaacatattcatttatatactattaatattatcttaaaactgTTCATTTATAGACTCGAAACAATTGTTAGTTcattcacagaaaaaaaattgttggaagAACAATTATTGGTTGTGTTACAGAAGAGATGTTGGTCCTTATATATGTTGGCTTGGCAACAAATTTctagtgtatgtatatattgtagatTTATGGTACTTAATACAGCAGGCATATCAAACTAAAAGTATTAATTCAAGAAAgattggtgatttattttttaaaatgaattgttactgttattttgttgctatggcaattataaattataatttgacctttaattggccactatttatttttcttttataaaccaatgaatttacacttctgactccctggtgatcgttaaaaaatacctaggccatttttgacttcagactgatacttatgagctcaaactgaatatctatgttgaatttcaagaaaatctgagtagtagttttcaagaaactgcgttatttgagaaatggccacttttttttattatatagatatatataatatatatagatatatattttagcaGCTACTATGATTATCACAATTTACagttggttaaaaattaaatgttatttttggtttaatatattatggacatTCAAAAACGAACGTATGATAAATTATGAccatgattattaaaaaaatgggcAAGTAAGAAACCGTTCGATAGTACTGtaggtaccaactagatccaattgtTTAACAGACACACCTTTGAAGTTAAAgatcgaacatttttttataaatgttgtaaaaatgttttatgttacattataaatcgtgtaaaaaaacagaaaaaaatcagaaaaaccacaaatcaatgtaaaatagctcagctaaaaatatgaaatatacaatgcatgtttaaaacaaatacatttagtACTATATgggttttttaaaaacgaaatttgGACGAAGAAAATCGTGTGACCAAAAtcgatagtacctatatctacgataaatatttttgtgtaagaATCAAATTTTTGAGACTGTAGTGCGATTGTCGTTGATATAGGAATgaaaggaaaatattatttctaatatttctatactaagtgtgtatgtatttaaaatatattttaggccAATACCACATTATAGAGTGGATGCAGATAAAGGCTTTAATTTTTCCAACGTCGACGACGCATTTGTGTGTCAAAAGAAAAATCATTttcaggtaaatattatattttaaagagtttttttttcgtaacagTTTTAAACTGAAACACGAATTTACTGCTCAGATCACATGTCATACACAACTGCAAGGTGATGCACAGTTCGTAAGAACCACTGAAGGAATTCATAAAGTTGGCAGTTTCCATTTACACTTTTACGGTGTTAAGGTGGAATCGCCTGGTCAAACAATTAAAGTAGAGCAGTCTCAGAGTGACAGAAGCAAAAAAGCGTTTCACCCAGTCTTGTAAGTATTAACTATAGAAACCATATTTAGTCTGATTCAAAATAGTATCAATGTACTTGtactatataacttataacttgtaagtaataataacgtTAAAATGTCTGACAATATATTCTAACAGCtgtcaacaatatattttattgtttcgcTCTgctctattatttataataatgatggaCTAAATACTCTAATTCGTACttaatattttcgtttatttctGAAgaagttatttaaatgtttttaccctTCTATCCCCCCCCCCTACGAAATAGATCATATTTGACTGGTAGTAGACCAATTTAGTTGTAATAAAGTGTGTGTGATAATTTTAATAGGCTAGACTTGCGCGAAGAACAAGTGTCCAAGGTGACGGTGGGCCGATTGCATTTCAGCGAGACCACTTGCAACAACATGAGGAAAAAAGGAAAACCGAACCCGGACCAGAGGTACTTTTACCTGGTGGTGGGCCTGCACGCGCACTGTATCAACGACCACGACTATCCGATCGTCTCGTACGCGTCCGAGCGGATAATTGTCAGGGTAATCCAAGTAATTATGCTagactgattataatattgtatgttgcTTACGaccagtgttcggattagataagtatttttttatctagataaaaataaagataatacaactcaaatgtatctagataaagataaaagataacttaactcatatttatctagataaagataaatacttttttatctagataaaaaaaaagatacaattattttttaaatggttatacattttggtatattttaattgggcactaggaacataataataataataaagatataaataaaaataattacattatttataaaccataaactttgtttgagaatctgtataaatatttaaaaatttagtaaaatttcgcgatttttatcaataaaaaatgtatctagatgaatttatttagattagtaaaaaaattatctaagatgaacgtttagataccttgtaactatttatctagataagataaaagatgaacaaataatcatctagatattcatctagataaatttatctagataagtccgaacattGCTTACGACCCGCCGTGACGGGTAATGGCGTCTCGAAATGTACGTATACGGCGGCCAGtggcattttttttcttgttttttttctcGCACCCAAAGGCTTCGAATCCGGGCCAGTTCGAGAGCGATGCGGAACTGTGCTGGCAACGGGGCACCACGCCAGAGTCGATTGTCCACACTGGCAAGGTGGGCATCAACACGGACCGGCCGGATGAGGCGCTGGTCGTCCATGGAAACGTCAAGCTCACGGGACACATAATTCAACCGTCGGATATTAGGATCAAACAACACATACAAAAAGTGAGTTTCAAATCATGTACTCGTAAAACgcgttaaaaatttttttgtgggGGAAGATTATGTTCAACTTTTGATATCTATAGTATAGattctatatatacattaagGGTGGCCACAACGAGGCTCGCTAGCCACATGTAGCTCTTGAGTTAGTTTCGTGTGGCTCTaagttatttctataaataaataaatgttccttcatttgttataaaatgaaaaatgtgtcATCATTTTATAAACATCTCTTAACAATGTAGCTCGCATCGAATTAGCTTCATAAATTTtcagcttttaaaatttggataAGTAGCCACCCTTGATATATATCATAGAAGTTATGAAGGCTTCTCGTGACGATATCATTTTATACGGGACTtctataccaatttttttagatgtttaatttagaaatattaataaaaataacatagtttCTAATCTCATTATAGCTGATTTGTATTCGCAATTAAGATAACTTAGCCCCTAAacgttagtattataatattatattataggtactgctaTAATAGTATGAGTATAAATAATGTGCTTTGTGTATTCAACTATTTACAGTAGCCATTGgcctaaaatttgtaaatatttccgGCAGTTTTGAGTAATTTTAAGAACTTATTACTATATCTTAAGCcatcgttataatttatactccGTGTGTGAAGAGGTCTTCAGTGCCGTTATCGTGAAGGAGATAACAAAATATGGAGCTTATATAGGTAAAATCCACGGTTTCCGGTATATAACGTACATGTACGATGAGACTGTACTGGGcaccataaataatataatatatcatacaatcTGACATATCCTGGTTGGAGATTGAgagagaaaatattatatataatattttaaacctaataatatgtcctaatatattaaatttgtataaatgaataatacatatttgtagaggaataatatttacatttttaatttataatgtaatatattatgtactagacTCTAATCCTGTAAagttatgatgtataatattccGTAGCAACTCCATGGAATCGACCTCTTCGTGAAAATTTGTCAACTTCATGAAATGGAAACGACTTTTTCACACTTGGTAAAATACGAACATTTTTCACGAAATGGTCAGTCCAATTTGACATTGtgtaattgttttcataatgTGGTCATCCAATATCCACATTGTGAATTGTTTAGGTACTGAATAAAACCATTCAGTAGATACTTACATATTGtacagtttattaataatatattcaatgataatacataatataaatgtgtttttactgcacccaacaattattaattaataataaatcattatctaATACTGTTGAACGATTTggttaagttatatttatttaaaattaagtttatatttcatAGTAACTTATGTTATTTCATGATAGTAACTGTTTAAATCATTTGAAATCtgcatgatatatttttttttaaaacacctaCACAAAAGAGGAATAAGAATTAATTATAAGGACgtactgatataatattttggtatttttatttgagtaagATAACGAATAGTTATAACCATGgatattacacaaaattaatcgccaaatgttgataaaaattatttaataaaattaccatttcgttaaaaataataatttccaacATACTTTTATGTTTCACGAAGTGTGataaaaccatttaaatttcatgaaaagaTAGATTAGACAATAtggataatatgataatttgcatacaaatatgtgaaaaatacatttcaaaagaTATAgttgtcaaacatttttttatgaaaagttatagctattatttatttggtattatttCTTCTTGGGTAATTTACATTTAAGGGTTTTTCTGTTCAAGTTCTGatctaaatgtaaaataacagGTATTGATCAATACGTATGCAATTCGTCAAACAATTGTAAACaaattttaggattttttatgAAACATTAGAGTATGCACTAACAAATATATTGTGCCATACtgccattaaaatattatagtaaaaactggctctaataacttaaaattatgtgtgaggatatgtaatataaaaggCAGTATAAAagctatagtatttttaattacaacttaaCGAATAATGCACTCAGTTTAAAAGGCGTCCTATACTCGTACCGgcatattaatatgatgtatcAGTCTATAACGACTAATAAACGAGACACATAGAAAATGTGCGTACCAGATTCTTATTCCAGTTTATTTATGCTAAATATTAGatcaaatttacatattatcgtCGAATTTGTAATGCGGAATATATAAACCGTGATCTAGCGGaggttttttttcatgtttttattttaaaattatcagttaaaagtaggttataaaataattaaaatatatatagtttattagttttaaaattaaaataagaaaaacaacTCACTAATCGATCATAGTTATTTTGTATGAATTCGGGGTAAAAGTAAATTTGTTCTAGTACCTTttgacaattaattataaataaaccatAGCAGGAATCTGGGAGGTTTCCGGACAAGATTTCCCGTGTTACGTGTGTAAAATAGAGACAACAAATGAGGATATGACGCCCTCTCAAAATTTATCATAGATCAACCAGAAAAAATATACCGGCCACTgcggctataatattattcttacgCTAATCCACTTGGGgggtacttacctaataatttactaaCACATATCTGAGgtgttatcatatttataataatacatgatttatatattttataatatatagtgcgaCACAAGTGAGCAGCTGCGCAACGTGCAGAAAATAAACGTAGTTCATTTTAGCTACAAACCGGAATTTTCGTCGTTGTTCGGGTTGTCTCTAAAGGAAGCTGACACCGGGATCATAGCACAGGAGGTGCAAGCCGTCTTGCCAGAAGCCGTCACCAACGCCGGTGGCATAGCGCTGCCCAACGGAATTGTGTACGACGACTTTTTGGTCGTGAACAAAGTGCGATATAGTCGAttagattacattattattgttacaatatggCCAGTGATGTTCCCATAGGGTGCAccgcataaatgcataatacaattattttaagccGTACACGCTCACTGGATATTTTTTCTCAAAGGCGTCGTGTCATTTCTGAAAGTGTCTTTCTCGACGATCGACATAACCATCGTGCaatcattgaaaattaaaaaaaaaaaacagtacccaataattttgtaattatgaaGATTTTAGTACCAGGTAATCGAGtaggaataataaataatacctactttaagtTTTCTCGAACATAGGAACTACAGTTCTAATCATCGTTGTAACCAAATATTGTAgtgtaaaatttcaaaaatcagctTAACAATAGACAATTATGaaattacgaaaataataagaatcTGAGCAGCctgacataataattataggtgcCTATAAATTTCATGGACGATGCATATTATAAGCTTATTTTGGACGAACAGTAAGCTATAAGGATGGCAGGAAACTTAATATCACAATTTCGAAAAACACACTaaccgtttttattttacattggaAAAGGTAATTTTTGATGATGCAATAAGcataataagcataatattaaatatatatatatattatgacaacatttttaaattaagaataaagtataatattttactcataaGTACGAGTGTACAACGTGTCCATATTAGATAGATTTTAAACTTGGACTGAAACactgaaacaaaaataactgtataaaaagagattaaattattaatactatattacaacAGTTTAATAAgatacatttaaacataaacatttgcttatatatacttaaaaaatttaagttataggTATACTCAAAAGTTACACttagattgtaaaatatttttaaaatattcacatacacaatttgtattataataataataattattataacctatgtttattttattcgcattattgtcaatattgttattatatcggACATTTATTTACGGATGACAATTTATAATCGTAATGACGATTGAATTAAATTGTAtcttattaatgaataataaattacatattatgtatttatttttataattttttaattttattaaattactatgtCAACTTTATACAAGATAGGTCAGAACTTAAATGTAAAACTAatgatacttttttaaatggtaGGTCAGAACTCAAATGTAAAaccaatgacattttttaaaatggtatgTCAaaggttaaattaaatttgtctgACACAAATGCATAGAATATGGCATGGTCAGAAATAGCacataaccattttttttattcgtgaaTTACTTGAGTGCGTAGTAACTACATAATGCTGCGTTCACACGAGGCGTGAATCA from the Acyrthosiphon pisum isolate AL4f chromosome X, pea_aphid_22Mar2018_4r6ur, whole genome shotgun sequence genome contains:
- the LOC103308337 gene encoding structural maintenance of chromosomes protein 5; the encoded protein is MIQICYRFCRTFTEVTYTPHSKLNLIIGPNGSGKSSIVTALILGFGGNPKDINRGDKVSQFVKKGKSVADISIELYKRSNQNVHLRRTIFASNDSCHYYVNSILVSKKKYSDVVENFNIKVHNLCQFLPQDRLEDFSKLDSKGLLINALQSIENQDLLNNFEKLKTLAVSITSYDSDQKKLQDNIRLEIAVNLKLETIVSSFTEKKLLEEQLLVVLQKRCWSLYMLAWQQISSVCIYCRFMVLNTAGISN